The following proteins are co-located in the Chitinophagales bacterium genome:
- a CDS encoding tetratricopeptide repeat protein codes for MLPATDSTVYGNFNNAVLTADGVTSRFFRKEQKFFINTEGEDGKNHDYEVKYTFGFTPLQQYLVEFPGGRMQPVRASWDVKNKRWFHQYAGQKIPAGDWLHWTGNGQNWNTMCSGCHSTNVQKGYDQASDTYHTTYDEVNVSCESCHGPGKLHIDYISSNGYKDGHKVVGSMLHTTSSEGQRQQVNTCGYCHARRVDITGAVLPGHEFMNDFIAELPVSTFFYADGQMRDEDYNYTSFLQSRMYHRGVMCSNCHNPHSGQLKLEGSKVCSQCHSTAKYNLTSHTMHAEQSEGSSCINCHMPSAIYMGVDLRHDHSFRIPRPDLTAKYGTPNTCNSCHANKTASWAAQAIEKNFGATRKYHFAEDLVPGSLLDSGSEAHLRKLTGDTAVPNIVRAAAVDYISRLNAESIGALLLKYAGDTAAIVRYQSLKGLLGYDPAIWRDAAAPYLQDSILAVRIAAAELYTTLPANQLPAAHLSAYNNARSELERFINYQTDFAQGNVLAGDYYRRLQNPVAAEKFYRLALAKDNLLAAARVGLASTLNESGRNEEALQQLLLAQKAEPANDFICYNLALLYAEMKQDQNALHFFQKAVELHSLNVRVYYNYALFLQQTGKTADAEKIFLKGLQISPTDGDLLYALTIFYLQHNNPAKAKATALRLKQYHAGNAGYQPLLQQLQL; via the coding sequence ATGCTTCCGGCTACCGATTCTACCGTCTATGGCAACTTCAACAATGCAGTGCTTACAGCCGATGGTGTAACCTCACGTTTTTTCAGGAAGGAGCAGAAATTTTTTATCAATACAGAGGGAGAAGACGGCAAAAACCATGACTATGAAGTGAAGTATACTTTCGGATTTACACCGCTTCAGCAATACCTCGTTGAATTTCCGGGCGGCAGGATGCAACCTGTGCGGGCAAGCTGGGATGTCAAAAACAAAAGATGGTTTCATCAGTATGCCGGGCAGAAAATTCCGGCCGGCGACTGGCTGCACTGGACGGGCAACGGACAGAACTGGAATACGATGTGTTCCGGTTGTCACAGCACGAATGTGCAGAAAGGCTATGACCAGGCAAGTGATACCTACCATACAACTTATGATGAAGTGAATGTAAGCTGCGAATCGTGCCATGGCCCTGGCAAACTGCATATTGACTATATCAGCAGCAATGGCTACAAGGATGGTCACAAAGTTGTTGGTTCGATGCTGCATACAACAAGCTCAGAAGGACAACGGCAACAGGTGAATACCTGCGGCTATTGTCACGCAAGACGGGTGGATATAACAGGCGCCGTATTGCCAGGCCATGAATTCATGAATGATTTTATTGCGGAATTACCGGTGAGCACTTTCTTTTATGCCGATGGTCAGATGCGGGACGAAGATTACAATTACACATCGTTCCTGCAAAGCAGGATGTATCACCGCGGTGTGATGTGTTCCAATTGCCACAATCCGCATAGTGGTCAGCTGAAGCTGGAAGGAAGCAAGGTTTGCTCACAATGTCATTCAACAGCCAAGTATAATCTTACTTCACACACCATGCATGCCGAACAGTCGGAAGGCAGCAGCTGCATCAATTGCCACATGCCATCTGCCATCTATATGGGTGTTGACCTGCGGCATGATCACAGTTTTCGCATTCCGCGTCCTGATCTAACAGCAAAGTATGGTACACCGAATACCTGCAACAGTTGCCATGCGAATAAAACAGCGTCCTGGGCCGCACAGGCCATCGAAAAAAATTTTGGCGCAACCAGGAAGTATCATTTCGCGGAAGACCTGGTACCAGGCAGCCTGCTCGATTCCGGGAGCGAAGCGCATTTGCGTAAGCTGACAGGCGATACTGCCGTACCAAATATCGTACGTGCTGCCGCGGTTGACTATATCAGCAGGCTTAATGCGGAAAGCATCGGCGCCTTGCTTTTGAAATACGCCGGTGACACCGCGGCCATCGTACGATACCAATCGCTAAAAGGTCTCCTTGGCTATGATCCTGCAATATGGCGCGATGCTGCTGCACCCTACCTGCAGGACTCAATACTCGCCGTGCGGATTGCTGCGGCCGAACTTTACACGACATTGCCTGCAAACCAACTGCCCGCCGCGCACCTATCCGCCTATAACAATGCTCGAAGTGAATTAGAGCGCTTCATCAATTACCAGACAGATTTTGCACAGGGCAATGTGCTGGCCGGAGACTATTACCGGCGCCTTCAGAATCCGGTTGCGGCGGAGAAATTTTACCGCCTTGCGCTTGCAAAAGATAACCTGCTGGCAGCGGCAAGGGTTGGCCTTGCTTCAACATTAAATGAAAGCGGGAGAAACGAAGAAGCGTTGCAGCAACTTTTGTTGGCGCAAAAGGCAGAACCGGCCAATGATTTCATCTGTTACAACCTCGCATTATTATATGCTGAAATGAAGCAGGACCAAAATGCATTGCATTTTTTTCAAAAGGCGGTTGAACTGCATTCGCTCAATGTCCGCGTTTACTACAATTATGCGCTTTTCCTGCAGCAAACAGGCAAAACGGCGGATGCAGAAAAAATATTCCTGAAAGGTTTACAGATCAGCCCCACTGACGGTGATCTCTTATATGCACTCACTATCTTTTACCTGCAGCATAACAACCCTGCCAAAGCCAAAGCAACTGCACTCCGGCTAAAACAGTATCATGCAGGCAATGCCGGCTATCAGCCTTTACTGCAGCAACTTCAGTTATAA
- a CDS encoding 4Fe-4S dicluster domain-containing protein has translation METKTEKTPAKERKVKGRVEIDIQKCKGCELCTTACKEQALRLSETINIKGYRYIIANNELCTGCVNCALVCPDAVITVYRTHPKKASVDITPADIRDQLRSIAASTK, from the coding sequence ATGGAAACGAAGACTGAAAAGACACCGGCAAAGGAAAGAAAGGTGAAAGGCAGGGTGGAGATTGATATTCAAAAATGCAAGGGTTGTGAACTATGCACCACCGCCTGCAAAGAACAAGCCCTCCGTCTTTCCGAAACCATCAATATAAAAGGATATCGGTACATCATAGCCAACAATGAGCTTTGCACGGGTTGTGTCAACTGCGCACTTGTTTGTCCCGATGCGGTTATCACTGTGTACCGCACACATCCAAAGAAAGCTTCCGTTGACATCACACCCGCCGATATCCGTGATCAGCTCCGTTCTATAGCCGCATCAACAAAATGA
- a CDS encoding DUF2092 domain-containing protein, which produces MKNMIAVLLLLMAGLQPVSAQQGKYDTVAIMILDHMSDVIGDLTSVSFTLQTRIDADDPDLGLSTHFYKHQVYFDGPDKMLVYSDGDKGKRGFYYNGTRLVYYSFAENNYAIISTPPTTIETIDTVNKSYGIDFPAADFFYPTFTDDLMSSSDKILFAGIRNVDGNECFQVIAISPEMTIQIWVANDAMNLPVKFLITRHGKDEGKQYEGTFLNWQINPLLPPSMFEFVPPPKARAISIMAR; this is translated from the coding sequence ATGAAAAACATGATCGCTGTTTTGCTCCTGTTGATGGCCGGGTTGCAACCGGTTTCGGCACAGCAGGGGAAGTATGATACAGTTGCCATTATGATCCTCGACCACATGAGTGATGTGATCGGTGATCTGACGTCTGTGAGTTTTACACTGCAAACAAGGATTGATGCTGATGATCCGGACCTCGGGTTGTCTACGCATTTCTATAAGCACCAGGTTTATTTTGACGGGCCTGATAAAATGCTGGTCTATAGCGATGGCGACAAAGGAAAAAGAGGGTTCTATTACAATGGCACGAGGCTGGTCTATTACTCATTTGCTGAAAATAACTACGCTATTATCAGCACGCCGCCAACCACGATTGAAACGATAGACACGGTGAATAAAAGCTATGGAATAGATTTTCCTGCCGCGGACTTTTTCTACCCGACATTTACGGATGACCTGATGAGCAGCAGTGATAAGATACTGTTTGCCGGTATCAGGAATGTAGACGGGAACGAGTGCTTTCAGGTGATTGCAATTTCACCTGAAATGACGATACAGATCTGGGTTGCGAATGATGCGATGAACCTGCCGGTGAAGTTTCTTATTACCAGGCATGGTAAGGATGAAGGCAAACAGTATGAAGGTACTTTCTTAAACTGGCAGATCAATCCTCTATTACCGCCTTCGATGTTTGAATTTGTTCCACCGCCGAAAGCACGCGCCATTTCCATCATGGCCCGTTAA
- a CDS encoding 3-methyl-2-oxobutanoate dehydrogenase subunit VorB codes for MKEIKLMKGNEALAEAAILAGCDAYFGYPITPQSEVLEYLAREMPKHNRIVLQAESEVASINMVYGAAGAGFRVMTSSSSPGISLMQEGISYIAGAELPCLIVNVNRAGPGLGTIQPGQGDYFQSVKGGGHGDYKMIVLAPSSVQEMADFVYLGFDLADKYRNPVLILSDGAIGQMMEKVQFNDYTIPSVDKSWATTGKPATRSRNYITSLHIQPEKMEQHNLKLNAKYAAIREQEVRLEEYNTEDAEYLFVAYGLSARICQKAMDIAREKGIKVGLLRPITLYPYPDQRLLQLASQVKLMLSVELNSGQMVEDVKLAVSGKVPVGFYGRLGGMLPTPEEIVEHLEKIMLKNHAN; via the coding sequence ATGAAAGAGATAAAATTAATGAAGGGGAATGAGGCCTTGGCAGAAGCCGCAATACTGGCCGGTTGCGATGCCTACTTCGGCTATCCGATCACACCGCAATCCGAGGTGCTTGAATATCTCGCCAGGGAAATGCCGAAACATAACAGGATTGTACTGCAGGCTGAAAGTGAAGTTGCATCCATCAACATGGTATACGGTGCAGCAGGTGCCGGTTTTCGCGTGATGACCTCTTCCTCCTCGCCCGGCATCAGCCTCATGCAGGAGGGTATTTCCTACATTGCCGGCGCTGAACTGCCCTGCTTAATCGTAAATGTTAATCGCGCAGGACCCGGACTGGGAACGATACAACCCGGGCAAGGTGACTATTTCCAGTCGGTGAAAGGCGGAGGCCACGGCGATTATAAAATGATCGTGCTGGCACCGTCCTCCGTGCAGGAGATGGCTGACTTTGTTTACCTCGGTTTTGACCTTGCCGACAAATACCGCAATCCTGTATTGATATTGTCGGATGGCGCCATCGGGCAGATGATGGAGAAAGTACAATTCAACGATTATACAATACCTTCCGTTGATAAATCATGGGCCACCACGGGCAAACCTGCTACGCGCAGCCGCAATTATATTACCTCCTTGCATATTCAGCCTGAGAAAATGGAACAGCACAATCTGAAGCTAAATGCTAAATATGCAGCGATCCGTGAGCAGGAAGTAAGACTGGAAGAATATAACACCGAAGATGCCGAATACCTTTTCGTCGCTTATGGATTGAGTGCGAGAATCTGCCAGAAGGCGATGGATATCGCACGGGAAAAAGGTATCAAAGTCGGCTTGCTGCGTCCCATCACCTTATATCCGTATCCTGATCAGCGGTTGTTGCAGCTGGCCTCGCAGGTAAAACTGATGCTCAGCGTTGAACTGAACAGCGGACAAATGGTAGAGGATGTAAAATTGGCGGTGAGCGGTAAAGTGCCGGTAGGGTTTTATGGTAGGCTCGGCGGCATGTTACCCACACCGGAAGAAATTGTAGAGCATCTTGAAAAAATAATGCTGAAGAATCATGCAAACTGA